Part of the Nicotiana sylvestris chromosome 5, ASM39365v2, whole genome shotgun sequence genome is shown below.
ctgctgctactggtgaaatttactccttctaccttcatttccaggtacatatcttttaaactcatatTGTAAAAAGCTTCAGCacggcaaataaatgaagtttggagttataattctgtcttctattcaTCTAAGGTCTTTAGTTTAAAAGTTTGGTTTTGTTTCAATTGATTAATATAGTAGCATGTTTTGACGTGATGACTATAAGTTAAATGTCATTTCttgaagttcgtataagtgttgtaataaggttaatttcgaaattttcattaagtgaagatATAATTGAGTtgtcaaggtagggaacatgccataaagttggccattatttaaattttatggtattgttagctaagtaaagagtaatgtagaaatatcaagaaaactacattactaacctctgttgttaaataaggttaaaatGATGTTGGTGGTATTTTTCGTATATAAGATAACGGGTGTGTGTATAACCATTAGTGAAAGGTGgtttgatatagctcgttacgatgttaaAATGTTATGAATGTTTCAAACGTACAAttatgttgcatgtaaggcaattttattgaatcgatttgtataataattctctttcttatcaacttgatgcctatctaccatcataaacaaattaaccaaacgattacaactttggattaaaaacaagtaatgtagaaggtgattaggtttataaattataacatttttttaaaaaaatataaaaatagcattcgcctcaaatagaataatgaaaattcttcgaaaatatcacttcctttcttacatcaattctttcccaattttatacGTAATTCGCACGTTgtttatttgggtaggcaaatattgtattcactaaatggtagtattaatcacacgttgtttatttttactccttgaattcgaatggtttgaggaatataattcatacgcgaaaaagtATAATTTGCGATCAACGTCCAATAAATTATAAAttttttcaaggaatttagagactagaggaatatttatttctcatgatgttcacataaaaatacgtggatataataaacaatttgtaaacaaatttatactaccatcaaaaatatttttatgattagggatacgttcgcgtaacctgattatatttctaaaagcaattcggattatgcgttcgcgcaaattcgagcgaatatttaataaaagggatttttcggagaatagcaaattaattttccgaaaaacccgagatgtgcggttcactatttaagaaagacgaacgttcttaattttattttaagcgcAGTTTCgaatatcaaataaattttttttttatatataataaaaatataaaaatattatcaacctttttgtgtacacgtatgcgtggcacgattctctacaattataaaaggtatataatacgaatatacgtacgcgtaattcgtttatataaattgtaaacaataaacagaagcggtaacaaaatcatgcaataaaaatgtaaaatcgagataattaagccaagaataaaaacagttaagcgaccgtgctagaaccacggaattcggaaatgcctaacaccttcttccggattaacagaattccttactcaggatttctggttcgcagaataacaaacagagtcatattctcctcgattcagggattaaaaccggtgacttgggacgccttaaaattcccaggtggcgactctgaaacaaataaataaatcccgtttcgactgtcctttaattggagaaaactccctacgcgcctCCCGTGGACgcggtaaaaaaggaggtgtgacaacaataTATCGGTACATCAACAAAAACCAAAGGAATAATAACAGcatcataaaaatcaaaaaatagaTGAAAATCAATAGCAATAACCAGTAAATAGACCTGACGCTATGAAAAGTGAAATAGCAGTGAGAACATATCATTAACCACTAGAAGTCTAAGATAAAAATCCTATTAGTCTAGCCTCTCATAGTTACGAAGTAGAAATAGGCGCAACTACCTCCTACCCTACAATCCTAATACCGGACCTCCTTagcttcctatcaagggccatgtccttaAAAATCTGAAGCCACACCATGTCCTTCCTGATTaactctccccaatacttcttaggccgccctctacctcttttCATGCCTTCCAAAGCTAgctgctcacacctcctcactggtaCATCTGGTCTTCTCTTCTGTACGTGCCCAAACCATCTGATCCTCGCTTCCCGTATCTTGAAATTAATGGGAGCCACACctaccttctcccgaatatcatcattcctaatcttatccatcctagtgtgtcTGCGTATCCACCTCAATTCCTCATTTCTACTACTTTCATTTTCTGGATATGCGAGTTCTTAACTGGCAATACTCAGTCCCATACACCCTGACCGATCTAACCACttctctataaaacttacctttgagtgtcAGTGgtactttcttgtcacacaagactctagatgctaacctccacttcatccaccccaccctaATACGGTTTGTGACATACTCGTTGATCTCCCTATACCCCTGGATAACTGACCCACGGTAGTTGAAACTGCCTTTACTGGGGATGAACTGTGATTCAAGCTTCACGTTCATGTACGCTTCCCTTGGCTCAGCACTGAAGTTGCACTCCAGGTACTCTATCTTAGTCCTGCTCAGcctgaaacccttagactcaagggcctgtctccaaacctctagcctcttaACCCCGCCTCGCGTCTCATCAATTAAAACTATGTCGTCAGCGAATAACATAAACCATGGCACCTcaccttgaatatggtgtgttagTGAATCCATCACTAGGGAAAATAAGAACAGACTGAGCGCAGATCCTTAGTGTAACCCTATAACAACCAGAAAATGCTCTGATCACCTCCTACcttcctaacccgagtcttagctccatcatacatgtccttaatcgccctaatgtaggcaattgtcacaccttttgcctccaagcatctccaAAGAACCTCTCAAGTAACCTTGTCATAAGCTTTCTCTAGAataataaacaccatgtgcaaatcattcttcctatccctgtactactccaccaacctcctaataaggtggatagcttacGTAGTAGAACAACCCAGTATAAACCCGAACTGGTTATCGAATATAGGCACCATCCTTTTCACCCTTACTTCTACCAACCTCTCGCAAACTTTCATGGTAagacttagtaatttgataccccgATAGTTATTACAACTCTAGATATCATCTTTGTTCTTATACAAGGAAccaccgtactccacctccactcatccagcatcctcctcatcctaaaaattattaaataaccCAGTCAGCCACTCCAACCCTGCTCTTCCCACATACCTCCACAGTTCTACCGTAATTTTGTCTTATGCTATGGCTTTCACATAGCACAAATGAATCAATCAATACCAAttctaaggggtagttccccatACAaattaggtaagatacttacctcaactaggccaGCTCAACCTCGAAAATAGCTTTTCCCCTAACATTCTCCTCCACATgattcaaatctaaccaaaatcgacttaatatcatcaaacaatgcaagagaaatcaATTACAATAGAAAAAGCCATGATCTTTAtacttttcccaaaaagtcaacaaaagacAATCCAAGGCCCGCCCggtcaaaacccgggtccaaTGGTAGATTCCGACTACCCATGGGCCGacgagttcatatatgtgattagtttcaaaattcgagtccaaatcgactcttaaaactcaaattcttatttttcaaaaataaccttttcacaaaatttcactttgattcacatgattttgatgttataatcTAAGATATATTAATGGAATATGATCAGaaatagattagaatcacttacacaaatcgcctcctaccgagtctagggttaAAAAATGAGAGAATGTTTTCAAAAATCCCGTCGCCCGGCCTTTTGTACCAGCTGCAagtgtcacatttgcgacacagggttcgcatttgtgaaccctcACTATTGCAGACTAGGGCTCGCATTTACGAACCCTAACAATCTAAATCAACATCACATTTGCGATAAaaggcttcgcaattgtgaaacTGGGAACTTTGCAAAAGCGAACTTAGTCCAAATCTTGATGACTTTGTAAATGCGAAAGggaagtcgcaattgcgacatctgagcCCCCACTGTCACCTTTGCAATTGCGAATCTGGTGCTCCCAATTGCGATAACTGAGCACCAGCAACACATTTTCACTTCAAAACTATTGTGATACATATTCGGAACTCATttgagccctcgaggctccaaaccaaacatccatACAAGTCtgaaaatatcatacaaactcgctcgcatgcccaaaacacaaaaataacatctaaaaccaCGAATTGAACTCTAGAACGCATGAATTTTAAAGTAAAGTTCAAGAATTTCTAGAATTATAACTAAATgtctgaatcctatcaaatcaaatcCAAACCACACTAAATTTTGCAAAAAAGTTCTAAATAGCATAACAGACgtattccaagtcccaaaatcaAATTTTGAGCTCGATAGCTAATATTTAACCTATAGCCAAATCTTTCAACTTTAAGTTGCCAAATTTTGTCAAATAAATACAATTCAACCTACGAATTTCTAAAATCAATTctggcatatgcccaagtccaaaatcacgataCAGAGCTATCGAAGTTATCATAACACAGTTCCGGGAtcattttcacaaaagtcaaagttTAGTCAATATTTCTAATTAGCAAAATGGCCTCCTAGTCACTTAAACTTGTACCCAATTGTCATGTCATTAAATGAACTTTCAAAATTCCAATATGAACAGTTAAACTTGAGTATAAGTGAACTAATAAGAATCTCCGACCTATTACTCAATCTACGTGGCATCAGTTATTCCTAGTCAGCTGCTGTGCATGTAATACACGCCTGACAGGAGCGTGAATAAGTTTTTTCAGTGCCCAATGGTAATAAACACAAGGTCCTATCTATTTAGAGGGCTTCTTCTTCCTTATTTGGCCTACAACCTCCATTATTGACGCATACAAGCTCTGTAGCATTTCTTctcttcaattttttttacaGATTCAAGTATTTTTTTTCTCTAAGTCGATATTTTATTCTTTAGGCCAAGAATGCAATGAAAAGTCCGGTAGTTTATCATTGTGGAGTTGATGTTGTTGTGTGCATAACATGGAATCCCACCAATTTGGGTAGAAGGTTCTAGGATGCTCAAATTATGGTACAACTAGTTACTGTGATTTTTTCAAGTGGGTTGTCCCACCTCTTCCAGATCATTACAAACAAGTAATTTTGGGGCTGCTATCAAGAATTTGCGTCAATGAGTAGCGAAGGAATAGGGGAAAACAATATGTAATTACGTTTGTTATTGCTGCACTGCTCTTTGTAGTGTTATTCTTAGCTTACAATCTTTGTATTGTATGTTTATTGTTAACAAACAATGACAATGTCAAGTGTATGAAGTATTTTGCTGCAATGAAAAGTTATGCTTGACATTAACATCTGAATATATATTAGACAAGTTCAAAACAACCATTTTGATTATCGATAGTAGGCCATCAAATCTTCACACTAGCAGAAACCAATTTACGGTTGTgtctaaaaccaaaccaaactaacATGAACTAAGTtcttaatattttagactaaatCTTCCACAAAATGACCTAAGAATAAGTTCTAATACTGACAGACTTAAACTTTcacaaaaagaaatattttttcaaatcattatggtTGAGACAGGTTGAAGTTGGACTGAGATTGGCTCGGGTTTGGCTGAGTTGAAGAAGGAGCTTCAGATTGGCTTAGGGTTGCCTGAGTTTGTCTCATTCTAGCCTGTTGTTGAAGCTGCCTTTGGGTTACTGCATTTGTTCCTTTCCACCTTAGTCCAGGTGCTCTATATCCAAGATTAATATTGGTCTAGCTAGCATCAATTGTTTGCCTAGGATCATGTGTGACTCTGTCCCTCAACCCAAATTGCACTCAAATAGAAATATAATTTAGAACTTAGTATAGTAATTAGACACAACAATTGTAAAGAATTCACATACTTACCCTCTCTATGATTGTCCCTGATTCGCCAAACTGTATCCAAATCCAACAGTCCTAGGCCTAGGCTTTCCACCTAAAGTTATAAGAATTTGTTGAGGTGTCCTTGATCTTTCTTCTGTAATTCCAGATTGTTGTGTTCCTGATCTACCATCAGCAGTAGTTTTAGAATTTTTTTGTATTGTAGATCTAGCCGTTGCAATAGTAGCAGATTGTTGTGTTGCCACCGCCAGCAGTAGTACCAGAATGATCTCTTGATGAAGCTATTGTTGCCTGGGCTTTTACAGTACTACTCCCAGCACCAACAGTTGAACTTTGCCCTTTCTAAAATACCAGAATATAAAAATTCAGCAAAAGGCCAAAAATACTTAAAGCATAAGAAGTATTTGATTCTTACTAGGATTGCACAACCTTTCTTGTTATGTCCTGCTGTCTTGCAATGAGAACAGGTCATTAGTGTCCCCTCTTTTGATCTCTTACCAAATTTCTTTGTAGGTTTATCTTGAGCCTTTCTTCTATGTTTCTTAGTCTACCAGGCATCTTAGTAATTACAGGAGGCTCAACTTTGAGGTTTTGGGTTGGAGGCCACATCTCTATGTTGGTCATAGGTTGTTATGTAACAATTGAATTCCTTGAGATATGTTTCCTTCTTATACCAATGCTCAACATAGTCAGCAGTGTCatacctttttaaaaaaaattgcacaAAGTGTATGGGAGCAGGGTATGCCTTTCAGCTGCCACATTCTACATGTGCACTCTTTTTTACAAAATCAACTATGTGTTGGTAAATTCCATCTTGGATCTCAAATCCAGTGTCCCCATTCCCAGTTGGAAAATAATTTTCTTGTAGTTAGGGTCAAAGTAGACCTTTCTGTTGTATCTTCTTGGAGGAAGGTTATGCACCTCATCATTTACATCTACATCATCATCAGTACTATCCTCACTCCCTGAATCTGAACTATCTAGGTACTGCTTATCCCTTCCTAATTTGCCAAAATATTTAGCAGTTTTGTCCTTGTAAATGTCTTCAAATCTAGGGTCAATGCCTACTGGGCCATTAGGTAGCCCATCTACATTAACATCACTAGATCTCTCTTTTCAATTCTTCTGATTTACTTTGGTCTGTCTAGCAGCAACAAGGTCAGCTTCTATATCACTAGGTCCACACCAGTACTTAACATTTCATCCGATTCAATATCAACACATGGTATATTAACATTGTGACATAAATAAATATCAATAAAATTTCCATCATGAAGGTCTTTGCAAAATTCTAACACATCAACTTCATACTTAATAAATCAAAATGGTCCTTTTTATTGACTCGACATGCACATTTCTCCACATCTAAGTACCCCATATCATTTTCCCGTTTGTTAAATTGAATAACATGCAATTCATCAGTGTCAGCAGTTATAATAGAAGGATATGTTATACCATTTTCATACCTCATTAATGGGCTAGCTACCAGTTGTCCCTGATGGTGAAATTATAATTTCATAAGAACAGCCATCCTGCCTCACTACGCTTATGAAAATAAGATAAGATAAGTCCAAATAAGTAAAATATTCAAAAGAAAGAGACAATATTATTTGAAAAAGAACAAGCAAATGCGGGAAAAGAACTCTAACTTTATCACTTTAAGAGACAAAAATTTTCGATATGATAAAAAGCCTTAATTTTTTAACCCTGTATGCCAAATTAGCGATGGAACCGATAAAAttcagagaaaaaaaagaaatgaatatGTTATTCCAAAAAGCTctaattttaaaccctaaataatGAAAGAACCATTGCATGCATACAAAATATTATTCTATCATGACCAACTTCAATAACGAAtaaaaatacaagaaaacaaCCAGAAATTTCATGAAAGACAACAATCAGACCTTTAGTGACTTCTATGTTTCTGGTGGAGGAAAAAGCGACAGTACACGATTGTCTCAGATTCTTGTTTTGGGACCGATTTTGAAGAAAAAGGCATAAAACACAACCTTCAGATGATCTAATGGAATCCTATGACAACGTTCACTCCATTTTGAGAAGACGAGTTAAAATGTTAGGGGGGAATTGAGAGAGACggctgaaaatgaaaatgaaattagTGTTTTAGGGCAAAAATGAATGGGAAATATTTGGTGCTTAGTGGGTTTTCGTGCCTAACACATGGCAGATTTTTATTCGTTTATTGCTGACTAGGTTGCCACGTTTGTGAAATTGTAATGCTCACACTATGAGTCATAGGTAGGAGGTGTTTATTAATTCACTTATTCTCAACTTTAAGTGTTCATATGGGAATTTTGAAAGTTCATTTACCGGCATGAAAATAgggtacaagtttaagtggccaggagGCCTTTTTGCCTTTCTAATTTAAACTTCTAAGTCAAGAATCAAAAGGTCCAAATTAATTCGAAAGCTTCCCGGAATGAAACTAATCAACCCAACAAGTCATAAACACACATGTGTGAAGCATAATAAAAGGGGTAATAAGGCGCAATTACACAAAGCGATCGATCGGATCGTTAGAAGTACACAGAAAAAATTGGTTGCAATCCAGATGTACACGTTCTAAGTGCAATcataagtgtcacgacccggatttctcaccatcgggtgtcgtgatggcgcctactatcggagctaggcaagccaaatatttaaaacaccttttctgctttctttcaaacaatataataaatgagacaaaatttaagcggaagactttaaatctaaagcaactgaaaaccaaaagtgtggaagtttaatacacatcactacccaaggtctggtgtcactagctcacggactactacagaatactacaaacaatgtctgaaaggaaatacatcatgtttgtcgaatacaagatgaacaaacaaaaaaatggaaaggggcttcggcctgcgaatgccagctaggctacctcgagagtccctagaCTGaaaatagctcccagaagtcctactgctgtggtccgtaagctgctccctgatctgtgcacaaaaatgcacagagtgtagcatcagcacaaccgaccccatgtgctggtaagtgcctggcctaaccccggtgaagtaGTGGCGAGGCTAAACAGGActtaccacaattaacctgtatagatatatatacaagtgcaagaaaacaataacaagataatacaaagtaaagctaggaggggacatgctatcggggagtgacagataaaaatgaaatatcggaaataaataaaataaactccgattcccatgatatatatatagtgggcggcgtgccacacgatcccataatatcatatataagtggacgacgtgccacacgatcccaattacCATATACgatgtggtaggcgtaccactcgttcccatttcatctttatcacagtgcgcaatatgtcaccggcaacggaggccaataaccaataATCACTCCAatttatggtaggcgtaccac
Proteins encoded:
- the LOC104213485 gene encoding uncharacterized protein, translated to MDSLTHHIQGEVPWFMLFADDIVLIDETRGGVKRLEVWRQALESKGFRLSRTKIEYLECNFSAEPREAYMNVKLESQFIPSKGSFNYRGSVIQGYREINEYVTNRIRVGWMKWRLASRVLCDKKVPLTLKENESSRNEELRWIRRHTRMDKIRNDDIREKVGVAPINFKIREARIRWFGHVQKRRPDVPVRRCEQLALEGMKRGRGRPKKYWGELIRKDMVWLQIFKDMALDRKLRRSGIRIRQVYLLVIAIDFHLFFDFYDAVIIPLIPISDFSVQFSSLSVQIFSLYICISVYSSRFFLSFSS